Below is a genomic region from Cotesia glomerata isolate CgM1 linkage group LG5, MPM_Cglom_v2.3, whole genome shotgun sequence.
aatccatTTTAGTTGTTCAGTGACTTGTTATAAGTCTCACAAGGAAGCTGGCTGCGAAGTTCCACCAGCCAAAGTATCAGCAGAGCTTCATGAATcggttaaatataattttcccACCGAAGACACAGTGCCGCGGGAAAAACTAGAATTGCTTGGTCACAGtaaagaagtaaaaaaatgtttggaGAATCCTCATGTTCGTGATATTGCTCAAGCTATACTAAACAATCCGAATCCAACAAAAGCAATTGCTTTAGCTATGACTGAGCCCATTTTTGTTGAACTCGCAGACGCTTGTTTGAGAGTCGTTGAACCAATTGatgtaaaaaatacataaatgtatttattatctgtttttttttttttgtaacttg
It encodes:
- the LOC123264669 gene encoding zinc finger HIT domain-containing protein 3 isoform X1, encoding MKDCCVCQENNSIYKCPICVQFYCSVTCYKSHKEAGCEVPPAKVSAELHESVKYNFPTEDTVPREKLELLGHSKEVKKCLENPHVRDIAQAILNNPNPTKAIALAMTEPIFVELADACLRVVEPIDTMNRIISNIIL
- the LOC123264669 gene encoding zinc finger HIT domain-containing protein 3 isoform X2, which encodes MKDCCVCQENNSIYKCPICVQFYCSVTCYKSHKEAGCEVPPAKVSAELHESVKYNFPTEDTVPREKLELLGHSKEVKKCLENPHVRDIAQAILNNPNPTKAIALAMTEPIFVELADACLRVVEPIDVKNT